A single window of Vigna unguiculata cultivar IT97K-499-35 chromosome 1, ASM411807v1, whole genome shotgun sequence DNA harbors:
- the LOC114185008 gene encoding LOW QUALITY PROTEIN: uncharacterized protein LOC114185008 (The sequence of the model RefSeq protein was modified relative to this genomic sequence to represent the inferred CDS: inserted 1 base in 1 codon): protein MSDHHPRLHHLRSTSHLLKESLSSFSSNFITFLFLSLLTLSFRTLVETGTAHVTSFIDRDPSLRALLSRLDLAGNAHHHDHGHDLPSTAANHALRHRRRPFLHLTRVGTLDDDFFSGDDDDDRSLFGSIPKSPANATLLTLFPFSXTSAFSDLLADDGVRVSQVIRSGTTFNTQGLSSPSSRTPRDDDSEEEKRNENAERKEGVDLQFFVKGIEVGRRDAAALFFLVSFLSAAYGWVILVFLVTYSWVLGVVYVSVVNDLLGRFSSVTVLVWDGSRLGLKRLSGFILMRWAVRDALTQLLGLWYFGEIEDQYSFFKLFVRLKLMPFSVMSPWVRGFEREISGFLFTWFLVDTFVAFIFSVDAWVAIVDSRKSGREIVKEGCYLISTMFNQAIQVKCLEAILCGSFVRWGLGRVCGRSFAKMFQSTMEVYFMVTWLLFYFAARCRDADLHGRRFGQRELEGLVEGLR, encoded by the exons ATGAGCGACCACCACCCACGGCTGCATCACCTTCGTTCCACATCGCACCTATTGAAGGAATCTCTGTCATCATTCTCATCCAATTTCATCACATTCCTTTTCCTCTCTTTGCTAACCCTCTCCTTCCGAACCCTTGTCGAGACAGGCACCGCCCATGTCACCTCCTTCATCGACCGCGACCCTTCCCTCCGGGCCCTCCTCTCCCGGCTCGACCTCGCCGGCAACGCCCACCATCACGACCACGGCCACGACCTCCCATCCACAGCTGCCAACCACGCCCTCCGCCACCGACGCCGCCCCTTCCTCCACCTCACCCGCGTCGGAACCCTAGACGATGACTTCTTCTCCGGCGACGACGACGACGACCGCTCCCTCTTCGGCTCCATCCCCAAATCCCCCGCCAACGCCACTCTTCTCACCCTCTTCCCCTTTT CCACCTCAGCCTTCTCCGATCTCCTCGCCGACGACGGAGTTAGGGTTTCTCAAGTCATCCGCTCTGGAACCACCTTCAATACCCAAGGATTGTCCTCCCCGTCGTCGCGAACGCCTCGCGACGACGATAGCGAGGAGGAGAAGCGAAACGAGAACGCGGAGAGGAAGGAGGGCGTGGATTTGCAATTTTTCGTGAAGGGGATCGAGGTGGGTCGTCGGGACGCGGCGGCGCTGTTTTTTCTGGTGAGTTTCCTCTCCGCCGCCTACGGATGGGTGATTCTCGTTTTTCTCGTGACGTATTCGTGGGTGTTGGGTGTTGTGTACGTTTCCGTTGTGAATGATCTGTTGGGGAGGTTTAGCTCCGTTACGGTTTTGGTTTGGGATGGTTCGAGGTTAGGTCTGAAGAGGCTTTCGGGGTTTATTCTGATGCGTTGGGCTGTGAGGGACGCGTTGACTCAGCTTCTGGGGTTGTGGTACTTCGGAGAAATTGAGGATCAGTACTCGTTTTTCAAGCTCTTTGTGAGGTTGAAATTGATGCCCTTCTCTGTTATGTCTCCTTGGGTTAGGGGATTTGAGAGAGAGATTTCTGGGTTCTTGTTTACTTGGTTTCTGGTGGATACTTTTGTTGCTTTTATATTCTCTGTGGATGCTTGGGTTGCCATTGTGGACTCAAGGAAGAGTGGGAGGGAGATTGTGAAGGAAGGGTGCTATTTGATATCTACTATGTTCAACCAGGCTATTCAGGTTAAGTGCTTGGAGGCTATACTTTGTGGGTCCTTTGTCAGGTGGGGTTTAGGCCGGGTTTGCGGGAGGTCCTTCGCCAAGATGTTTCAGTCCACCATGGAGGTTTACTTCATGGTTACTTGGCTTTTGTTTTACTTTGCGGCAAGGTGTAGGGACGCTGATCTTCATGGTAGGAGATTTGGACAGAGGGAATTAGAGGGCTTGGTTGAAGGTCTAAGATGA
- the LOC114180669 gene encoding adenosine kinase 2-like — MASEGILLGMGNPLLDISATVDPEFLKKYSLTLNNAILAHDKHKPIYEELVEKYDVEYISGGSTQNSIKVAQWMLQVPGATSFMGGIGKDKFGEEMKKSSKLAGVNVHYHEDESTPTGTCAVCIIGGERSLVANLAAANCYRSEHLKKPENWALVEKAKYIYIAGFFLTVSPDSILLVAEHAAANNKIFSMNLSAPFICELFRERLEKALPYTDFVFGNEIEAKIFSKIQGWETENVEEIALKISQWPKVSGKHRRITVITQGADPVCVAQDGQVKMFPVELLPKEKLVDTNGAGDAFVGGFLSQLVQEKPIEECVRAGSYAANVIIQRSGCTYPEKPDFH, encoded by the exons ATGGCGTCCGAAGGCATTCTTCTCGGCATGGGAAACCCTCTCCTCGACATCTCCGCCACCGTCGACCCTGAGTTCTTGAAAAA GTACTCTCTGACCTTGAACAATGCGATTCTTGCGCATGACAAGCACAAACCTAT ATATGAAGAATTGGTTGAGAAATATGACGTGGAGTACATTTCTGGAG GTTCTACTCAGAATTCAATCAAGGTTGCTCAG TGGATGCTCCAAGTTCCTGGTGCAACAAGTTTCATGGGTGGCATTGGAAAGGATAAGTTTGGGGAAGAGATGAAGAAGAGCTCAAAGCTTGCTGGTGTAAAT GTTCACTATCATGAAGATGAATCCACACCTACTGGAACTTGTGCTGTTTGTATAATTGGTGGCGAAAG GTCGCTTGTTGCAAACTTAGCAGCTGCAAATTGCTACAGGTCTGAGCATTTGAAGAAACCAGAAAATTGGGCACTAG TAGAAAAGgccaaatatatttatattgctGGCTTTTTCCTCACTGTATCACCAGATTCTATCCTGTTAGTTGCTGAGCATGCTGCTGCAAATAACAAG ATCTTCTCGATGAACCTTTCGGCCCCTTTCATCTGTGAGTTATTCAGGGAGAGACTGGAGAAAGCTCTACC GTATACAGATTTTGTTTTTGGAAATGAGATTGaagcaaaaatattttctaaaattcaaGGCTGGGAG actGAAAATGTCGAGGAGATAGCTCTAAAGATTTCGCAGTGGCCAAAGGTATCAGGAAAGCATAGAAGGATAACAGTTATCACACAGGGTGCGGATCCTGTATGTGTTGCTCAGGATGGGCAGGTGAAAATGTTTCCCGTGGAACTTTTGCCTAAAGAGAAACTAGTTGACACAAACGGAGCAG GAGATGCATTTGTTGGAGGATTTCTTTCACAATTGGTTCAGGAGAAGCCCATTGAAGAATGTGTGAGAGCTGGCTCTTATGCAGCAAACGTTATCATCCAAAGATCTGGCTGCACTTATCCAGAGAAGCCTGATTTCCATTGA